The following are encoded in a window of Arthrobacter antioxidans genomic DNA:
- the smc gene encoding chromosome segregation protein SMC, with translation MHLKSLTVRGFKSFASATTFDFEPGVTAVVGPNGSGKSNVVDALAWVMGEQGAKTLRGGRMEDVIFAGTTGRAPLGRAHVSLTIDNADGALPIEYAEVTIARTLFRAGGSEYAINGKSCRLLDIQELLSDSGLGREMHVIVGQGQLDKVLHATPEERRGFIEEAAGILKHRRRREKTVRKLDAMQTNLARLSDLTGELRRQLTPLGKQAEVARRAQQVQFAVRDARSRLLADELVALRAGFERDVAAEAALQARRDEIGTLLGAGQERQADLEQAAAAAVPALNRTREAWYALSSAREKLSALATRAEDRGHLLGQATEPDQGRDPDHLDRQAGRVRAEVAGLEEEVASLGRALEETLTARRTAEEASAAEDARLARLLRAAADRREGDARLTGAVGAARSRVESAVAELGRLRASITAAEERRRTAEREFQALEGRVAGDEEGEEGLDAEYEAASDILRSLTGDVAALVEEERATERERGALAARLEAQREGLQQRDGSAALLAAGLDGVLEPLARLLHVSPGFEKAVVAALAGSADAVAVESIAAAAHAVGVMKDDDAGQVSLVVASGPGATSRPETADAAPEPSDAVVPALAVVTAPPALQPAVAALLDGVVVVADLEAARRAVEEGTASLAVTRDGDVLSRHTARGGSPGAAGYLELRAAAEDTEEKLAQAGAAADRLRFRLAAARSARQEAQQRVDGALERLHESDARMAAVTEKLGRLQGELRSAGGEAERLAVLARAAEANLAQEEARLQDAAGRLKNLQEQPVEAEPSSEHRDALRRAAVDARQAELEARLALRGREEQLSALANRAASLERAAQSERRAREQAAEKARIRRAQAVRAAEVAAAARRAEQRAAQSVAVAADQRDAAERLRGQQDAELQEVRASNAALGVELARLTDSVHRDELARTQQRLRIEVLENRSIEELGLTPDHLVDEFGPHLPVPGDAATEDKWAALRAPVDDDGNPVPQGVPFVRQEQEKRLKRAERDLAALGKVNPLALEEFAALEERHQFLSTQLADLKATRKDLLDIIREVDERVEQVFAAAYRDTADQFERVFATLFPGGEGRLVLTDPTDMLATGIEVEARPAGKKIKRLSLLSGGERSLTAVALLVAIFKARPSPFYVMDEVEAALDDTNLGRLITIFQELRESSQLIIITHQKRTMEVADALYGVTMRGDGVSTVISQRISAERQDALG, from the coding sequence GTGCATCTGAAGAGTCTAACCGTGCGAGGGTTCAAGTCTTTCGCCTCGGCAACCACCTTCGACTTCGAGCCGGGTGTCACCGCCGTCGTCGGCCCCAACGGGTCCGGCAAGTCGAACGTCGTCGACGCGCTGGCCTGGGTCATGGGCGAGCAGGGGGCCAAGACGCTCCGCGGCGGCCGGATGGAGGACGTCATCTTCGCCGGGACGACCGGCCGTGCGCCGCTCGGGCGGGCCCACGTCTCCCTCACCATCGACAACGCCGACGGCGCCCTGCCCATCGAGTACGCCGAGGTGACCATCGCCCGCACGCTCTTCCGGGCCGGCGGCTCCGAGTACGCCATCAACGGCAAGAGCTGCCGGCTCCTCGACATCCAGGAACTCCTCTCCGACTCCGGGCTGGGCCGCGAGATGCACGTCATCGTGGGCCAGGGGCAGCTGGACAAGGTGCTGCATGCCACACCCGAGGAACGGCGCGGCTTCATCGAGGAGGCCGCCGGGATCCTCAAGCACCGCCGCCGGCGCGAGAAGACCGTCCGGAAGCTCGACGCGATGCAGACGAACCTCGCACGGCTGTCCGACCTCACGGGGGAGCTGCGCCGGCAGCTCACCCCGCTCGGGAAGCAGGCGGAGGTCGCCCGGCGCGCCCAGCAGGTGCAGTTCGCGGTACGTGATGCGAGGTCGCGCCTGCTCGCCGACGAGCTCGTGGCCCTGCGCGCAGGGTTCGAGCGGGACGTCGCGGCCGAGGCCGCCCTGCAGGCCCGCCGCGACGAGATCGGGACGCTGCTCGGCGCCGGCCAGGAGCGGCAGGCGGACCTCGAGCAGGCCGCCGCCGCAGCCGTGCCCGCGCTCAACCGGACACGCGAGGCCTGGTACGCGCTCTCGAGCGCCCGGGAGAAGCTCTCCGCCCTCGCCACGCGCGCCGAGGACCGCGGACACCTCCTCGGGCAGGCGACGGAACCGGACCAGGGCCGCGATCCCGACCACCTCGACCGGCAGGCCGGGCGCGTGCGGGCGGAGGTCGCCGGCCTCGAGGAGGAGGTGGCGTCCCTCGGCCGCGCCCTCGAGGAGACCCTGACAGCCCGGCGGACCGCGGAAGAGGCCTCGGCCGCCGAGGACGCGAGGCTCGCACGCCTCCTGCGGGCCGCCGCGGACCGGCGCGAGGGAGACGCGCGGCTCACCGGCGCCGTGGGCGCGGCACGCTCGCGCGTCGAGTCCGCGGTGGCCGAGCTCGGGCGCCTGCGCGCGTCCATCACCGCGGCCGAGGAACGACGGCGGACCGCCGAGCGCGAGTTCCAGGCACTCGAGGGCCGGGTCGCGGGGGACGAGGAGGGCGAGGAGGGCCTCGACGCGGAGTACGAGGCGGCGTCGGACATCCTCCGCTCCCTCACGGGGGACGTGGCAGCACTCGTGGAGGAGGAGCGTGCCACGGAGCGCGAGCGCGGCGCCCTGGCCGCGCGGCTCGAGGCGCAGCGCGAGGGCCTGCAGCAGCGCGACGGTTCCGCGGCCCTCCTCGCCGCGGGGCTCGACGGCGTGCTGGAACCGCTCGCCCGGCTCCTGCACGTGAGCCCGGGCTTCGAGAAGGCGGTCGTCGCGGCGCTCGCCGGTTCCGCCGACGCCGTCGCCGTCGAGAGCATCGCGGCGGCGGCGCACGCGGTCGGGGTCATGAAGGACGACGACGCCGGCCAGGTCTCGCTCGTCGTCGCCTCCGGACCGGGGGCGACCAGCCGGCCGGAGACGGCGGACGCGGCGCCGGAGCCTTCCGACGCCGTCGTTCCCGCGCTCGCCGTCGTGACGGCCCCGCCCGCGCTGCAGCCTGCCGTGGCCGCGCTGCTGGACGGCGTCGTGGTGGTCGCGGACCTCGAGGCGGCGCGCCGCGCCGTCGAGGAGGGCACCGCATCCTTGGCGGTCACGCGCGACGGCGACGTCCTGTCCCGCCACACGGCCCGCGGCGGTTCACCCGGTGCGGCGGGGTACCTCGAACTGCGGGCCGCCGCCGAGGACACGGAGGAGAAGCTGGCGCAGGCCGGTGCCGCCGCGGACCGTCTCCGGTTCCGCCTGGCCGCAGCGCGATCCGCCCGGCAGGAGGCGCAGCAGCGCGTCGACGGCGCGCTCGAGCGCCTGCACGAATCCGATGCGCGGATGGCCGCGGTCACCGAGAAGCTCGGCCGGCTGCAGGGCGAGCTGCGGTCCGCGGGAGGGGAAGCCGAGCGGCTTGCCGTGCTCGCGCGGGCGGCCGAGGCCAATCTCGCGCAGGAGGAGGCCCGTTTGCAGGACGCCGCCGGGCGGCTGAAGAACCTCCAGGAGCAGCCCGTGGAGGCCGAGCCCTCGAGCGAGCACCGCGACGCCCTGCGGCGCGCCGCGGTGGATGCCCGTCAGGCCGAACTGGAGGCACGCCTCGCGCTGCGCGGCCGTGAGGAGCAGCTTTCCGCGCTCGCGAACCGGGCCGCGTCCCTGGAACGCGCGGCGCAGTCCGAACGCCGCGCCCGCGAGCAGGCGGCGGAGAAGGCGAGGATCCGCCGGGCCCAGGCCGTCAGGGCGGCGGAGGTCGCCGCGGCGGCGCGTCGGGCGGAGCAGCGGGCCGCGCAGTCCGTGGCCGTCGCGGCGGACCAGCGCGACGCCGCCGAGCGGCTGCGCGGGCAGCAGGATGCCGAGCTGCAGGAGGTGCGGGCCTCCAACGCGGCCCTCGGCGTCGAACTGGCACGGCTCACGGACTCCGTGCACCGGGACGAACTCGCCCGTACCCAGCAGCGCCTGAGGATCGAGGTGCTCGAGAACCGCTCCATCGAGGAGCTCGGCCTCACCCCGGACCACCTCGTGGACGAGTTCGGTCCGCACCTGCCCGTGCCCGGCGACGCGGCGACGGAGGACAAGTGGGCGGCGCTGCGCGCGCCGGTCGACGACGACGGCAACCCCGTGCCGCAGGGCGTCCCGTTCGTGCGCCAGGAGCAGGAGAAGAGGCTGAAGCGGGCCGAACGGGACCTCGCCGCGCTCGGCAAGGTGAACCCCCTCGCCCTCGAGGAGTTCGCGGCGCTCGAGGAACGGCACCAGTTCCTGAGCACCCAGCTCGCCGACCTCAAGGCGACCCGGAAGGACCTGCTGGACATCATCCGGGAGGTCGACGAGCGCGTGGAGCAGGTCTTCGCGGCCGCGTACCGGGACACCGCCGACCAGTTCGAGCGTGTCTTCGCGACCCTCTTCCCGGGCGGTGAGGGCCGGCTGGTGCTCACGGACCCGACGGACATGCTCGCCACCGGCATCGAGGTCGAGGCCCGGCCCGCCGGGAAGAAGATCAAGCGGCTGTCACTGCTCTCGGGCGGCGAACGGTCGCTGACGGCCGTCGCGCTGCTCGTCGCGATCTTCAAGGCTCGGCCCTCGCCGTTCTACGTCATGGACGAGGTGGAGGCCGCCCTCGACGACACGAACCTCGGGCGGCTGATCACGATCTTCCAGGAACTGCGGGAATCCAGCCAGCTGATCATCATCACGCACCAGAAACGCACCATGGAGGTCGCCGACGCCCTCTACGGCGTGACGATGCGCGGCGACGGCGTGTCCACGGTCATCAGCCAGCGCATCAGTGCCGAGAGACAGGACGCCCTCGGCTAG
- a CDS encoding MFS transporter, which yields MAAFPRVPKRSPFRIPRPGRRTGDGATPAGERQRIPREIRVLIAAAFVIAIGFGLVAPILPQFAQSFDVGVTASAVIVSAFAFTRLVFAPAGGRLVERLGERPVYIVGLLIVALSTAACAFAADYWQLLVFRALGGIGSTMFTVSAMGLIVRLAPPAIRGRVSGAYATAFLLGSIGGPIVGGLLARFGLRVPFLVYAAALLVASAVVFFQLKDTSLSDRKAARDKPALTVREAVTDSGYRAALASSFANGWSSFGVRMALVPLFADAVLGAGTEIAGISLAFFAAGTALALTMSGGLADSLGRRPLVITGLLVNGAAMIALGFSGNVVVFLALCVVAGIGTGLLNPAQQAAVADVVGNDRSGGRVLATFQMSSDFGAILGPILAGLIIDQLSFGSFALAFTVTGVLTALAAGVWALSRETLPRAERTLPPTDASESDVGDDRSDGDDGDAGSQRRSARPSAEEQGTPGS from the coding sequence ATGGCCGCATTCCCCCGCGTACCCAAGCGCTCCCCCTTCCGCATCCCCCGTCCCGGACGACGGACCGGGGACGGTGCCACACCCGCCGGGGAGCGGCAGCGGATCCCGCGGGAGATCAGGGTCCTCATCGCGGCCGCGTTCGTCATCGCCATCGGATTCGGCCTCGTGGCGCCGATCCTGCCGCAGTTCGCGCAGAGCTTCGACGTCGGTGTCACCGCATCGGCGGTGATCGTGAGCGCCTTCGCGTTCACGCGCCTCGTCTTCGCGCCCGCGGGAGGCCGCCTCGTGGAGCGGCTCGGCGAACGGCCCGTGTATATCGTCGGGCTGCTCATCGTGGCGCTGTCCACCGCTGCCTGCGCCTTCGCGGCGGACTACTGGCAGCTCCTCGTCTTCCGCGCCCTCGGCGGGATCGGTTCGACGATGTTCACGGTCTCCGCGATGGGCCTGATCGTGCGGCTCGCCCCGCCGGCCATCCGCGGGCGGGTCTCCGGCGCCTACGCCACGGCGTTCCTGCTCGGGAGCATCGGCGGCCCGATCGTGGGCGGCCTGCTGGCCCGGTTCGGCCTGCGGGTGCCGTTCCTCGTCTACGCGGCGGCCCTGCTGGTCGCCTCCGCCGTCGTCTTCTTCCAGCTGAAGGACACCTCGCTCTCGGACCGCAAGGCGGCGCGCGACAAGCCGGCCCTCACGGTGCGCGAGGCGGTCACGGATTCCGGGTACCGGGCGGCGCTGGCGTCCAGCTTCGCGAACGGCTGGTCCTCCTTCGGCGTCCGGATGGCGCTGGTGCCGCTCTTCGCGGACGCGGTCCTCGGAGCGGGTACGGAGATCGCCGGCATCTCCCTGGCCTTCTTCGCGGCGGGAACAGCGCTCGCCCTCACGATGTCGGGCGGGCTCGCCGACTCGCTGGGCCGGCGGCCGCTCGTGATCACGGGCCTCCTCGTGAACGGGGCGGCGATGATCGCGCTCGGTTTCTCCGGCAACGTGGTGGTGTTCCTGGCCCTGTGCGTCGTCGCGGGCATCGGCACGGGCCTCCTGAATCCCGCGCAGCAGGCGGCGGTGGCCGACGTCGTCGGCAACGACCGCAGCGGCGGCAGGGTCCTCGCGACCTTCCAGATGAGCTCGGACTTCGGCGCGATCCTCGGCCCGATCCTCGCCGGACTCATCATCGACCAGCTCTCCTTCGGCTCCTTCGCCCTCGCCTTCACCGTGACCGGCGTCCTGACCGCCCTCGCGGCCGGTGTCTGGGCGCTGTCCCGGGAGACGCTGCCCCGGGCGGAGCGCACCCTGCCGCCCACCGATGCCTCCGAAAGCGATGTCGGCGATGACAGATCTGACGGTGACGACGGCGATGCCGGATCGCAGCGCCGCAGCGCCCGCCCGTCCGCGGAGGAGCAGGGGACCCCGGGGTCCTAG
- a CDS encoding 3-oxoacyl-ACP synthase III yields the protein MTGNATFRHDNTALLAVTSVEAPVVVSSAEFDERLAPSLKRLRLSKRLLERVAGVTERRWWSPGTDFDDAAIEAGAKAMAEAGIEPGEVGLLINTSVTRRNLEPSVAVKIHHSLGLPSSALNFDLANACLGFVNGMTLAANMIDSGQIKYALIVAGEDAQKTQEATFRRLNREDSTRQDFLSEFATLTLGSGAAAAVLGPADLHPGSHRLLGGVSRAGTEHHELCVGGIDGMYTDTKGLLEGGLDLVVTAWHEAQADGWAWDSMDRYVTHQVSNSYTNAIIKAVDLERERVPITFPHWGNVGPASLPMTLAQEADSLRSGDRVLCLGVGSGLNTSMMEIAW from the coding sequence TTGACCGGTAACGCGACCTTCCGACATGACAACACGGCCTTGCTCGCCGTCACGAGTGTGGAGGCGCCGGTAGTCGTCAGTTCCGCAGAGTTCGACGAACGGCTTGCTCCCAGCCTGAAGAGGCTGCGCCTCTCCAAGCGGCTCCTCGAGCGCGTGGCGGGCGTGACCGAACGCCGCTGGTGGTCGCCGGGCACCGACTTCGACGACGCCGCCATCGAGGCCGGCGCCAAGGCGATGGCTGAGGCGGGCATCGAGCCGGGCGAGGTGGGCCTCCTCATCAACACCTCGGTGACGCGGCGCAACCTCGAGCCGTCCGTCGCCGTGAAGATCCACCACTCCCTCGGCCTCCCCTCCTCGGCCCTGAACTTCGACCTGGCGAACGCCTGCCTCGGGTTCGTCAACGGCATGACCCTCGCCGCGAACATGATCGATTCGGGGCAGATCAAGTACGCCCTGATCGTCGCGGGCGAGGACGCCCAGAAGACCCAGGAAGCCACGTTCCGGCGGCTCAACCGGGAGGACTCGACGCGCCAGGACTTCCTCAGCGAGTTCGCGACCCTCACCCTCGGGTCCGGGGCGGCCGCCGCCGTCCTCGGCCCTGCGGATCTGCACCCGGGTTCGCACCGCCTCCTCGGCGGTGTCTCCCGCGCCGGAACCGAGCACCACGAACTCTGCGTCGGCGGGATCGACGGCATGTACACCGACACCAAGGGCCTGCTGGAAGGCGGCCTGGACCTCGTGGTCACCGCGTGGCACGAGGCGCAGGCGGACGGCTGGGCCTGGGACTCCATGGACCGCTACGTCACCCACCAGGTCTCCAACTCCTACACCAACGCGATCATCAAGGCCGTGGACCTCGAGCGCGAGCGGGTCCCCATCACCTTCCCGCACTGGGGCAACGTGGGTCCGGCGTCCCTGCCCATGACCCTCGCCCAGGAAGCCGACTCCCTGCGGTCCGGGGACCGCGTCCTGTGCCTCGGCGTCGGGTCCGGACTGAACACATCGATGATGGAGATTGCGTGGTAG
- a CDS encoding ammonium transporter → MDLTAGHVWVMISAALVLLMTPGLAFFYGGMTRAKAALNMMMMSFIAVGLVGIVWVLWGYSMTGGDGIAQLFGNPFTSFGMSGLIGTEDLIGAGYGATFAIITVALISGAIADRAKFGAWVIFVPIWVTLVYCPLAFMVWGGGLLSADGAVGGAVGEAVDFAGGTVVHISAGVAALVLALILGKRQGFGKDPAQRPHNIPFVMLGAALLWFGWFGFNGGAAGSAEEAGLIWVNTMAAPAAAMVGWLMTERIRDGRPTSLGAASGIVAGLVAITPACANVSPVGAICLGIVSGAVCALAVGVKYRLGFDDSLDVVAVHLVAGIVGTLSLGFIMLPVEGEGGGLFYGGGAGQLVAQIVAAAIAIALSAIMTAIIGLAIHKTIGFRISSDDEVSGVDLTEHAETAYEFGGLGVGGSFHPFADQMVTQQGGKHSTKQNSSQQDVTEGARS, encoded by the coding sequence ATGGATCTGACAGCAGGCCACGTCTGGGTGATGATCTCAGCCGCCCTCGTACTTCTCATGACCCCCGGGCTCGCCTTCTTCTACGGCGGCATGACCCGCGCCAAGGCCGCCCTCAACATGATGATGATGAGCTTCATCGCCGTCGGACTCGTGGGGATCGTGTGGGTCCTCTGGGGCTACTCGATGACCGGCGGCGACGGCATCGCCCAGCTCTTCGGCAACCCCTTCACCTCGTTCGGCATGAGCGGGCTCATCGGCACCGAGGACCTCATCGGCGCCGGGTACGGCGCAACATTCGCCATCATCACCGTGGCCCTGATCAGCGGTGCCATCGCCGACCGCGCCAAGTTCGGTGCCTGGGTGATCTTCGTCCCCATCTGGGTGACCCTCGTCTACTGCCCCCTCGCGTTCATGGTCTGGGGCGGGGGCCTCCTGAGTGCCGACGGCGCCGTGGGCGGCGCGGTCGGCGAGGCCGTCGACTTCGCGGGCGGCACCGTGGTGCACATCAGCGCCGGCGTCGCGGCCCTCGTGCTCGCCCTGATCCTCGGCAAGCGCCAGGGATTCGGCAAGGACCCGGCGCAGCGCCCGCACAACATCCCGTTCGTGATGCTCGGCGCCGCACTCCTGTGGTTCGGCTGGTTCGGCTTCAACGGCGGCGCCGCCGGTTCGGCCGAGGAAGCGGGCCTGATCTGGGTCAACACCATGGCCGCCCCCGCGGCCGCGATGGTGGGCTGGCTCATGACCGAGCGCATCCGCGACGGCCGTCCCACCTCGCTCGGCGCAGCGTCGGGCATCGTGGCCGGCCTGGTGGCCATCACCCCGGCCTGCGCGAACGTCAGCCCCGTCGGCGCCATCTGCCTGGGCATCGTCTCCGGTGCGGTCTGCGCCCTCGCCGTCGGCGTCAAGTACCGGCTCGGCTTCGACGACTCGCTCGACGTCGTCGCCGTCCACCTCGTCGCCGGGATCGTGGGCACCCTGTCCCTCGGGTTCATCATGCTGCCCGTCGAGGGTGAGGGTGGCGGCCTCTTCTACGGTGGCGGCGCCGGCCAGCTGGTCGCGCAGATCGTCGCCGCAGCCATCGCGATCGCCCTCTCGGCAATCATGACCGCCATCATCGGCCTCGCCATCCACAAGACCATCGGCTTCCGGATCAGCTCGGACGACGAGGTGTCCGGCGTGGACCTCACCGAGCACGCGGAGACCGCCTACGAATTCGGCGGGCTCGGCGTCGGTGGATCCTTCCACCCGTTCGCCGATCAGATGGTCACCCAGCAGGGCGGCAAGCACAGCACCAAGCAGAACTCCTC
- the ftsY gene encoding signal recognition particle-docking protein FtsY produces MNDILLPVIFVILAIAVIGSLAVLLVRGRRTPPGLYSSPRDPDDQVEGGTHGATSTDVLERPDGLPTGVLVPNDLSGLEEAPAPRLDTVDPVQGRLARLRARLVRSNNALGKGLLALLSRDNIDEDVWDEVEETLLMADLGTEPTMELVDALRARVKVTGSRNPAEVKDMLREELVKLVDPTMDRSLATQRHADRPAIVMVVGVNGVGKTTTVGKLARVLVADDKDVLLGAADTFRAAAAEQLATWGARVGVPTVKSDVDGADPASVAFEAVKTGIEEEVDVVLIDTAGRLQNKVGLMDELGKVKRVIEKQGTVDEVLLVLDATTGQNGLNQARVFAEVVNITGIVLTKLDGTAKGGIVVAIQRSLGVPVKLIGLGEGADDLAPFDAEGFVDALLS; encoded by the coding sequence GTGAACGACATCCTCCTGCCTGTCATCTTCGTCATCCTCGCGATCGCCGTGATCGGCTCGCTCGCCGTCCTCCTCGTGCGTGGCAGACGGACCCCTCCGGGCCTGTACTCCTCGCCCCGGGACCCCGACGACCAGGTGGAGGGCGGGACGCACGGCGCCACGTCCACGGACGTCCTGGAGCGGCCCGACGGACTCCCGACGGGCGTGCTCGTCCCGAACGACCTCAGCGGGCTGGAAGAGGCGCCCGCCCCGCGCCTGGACACCGTCGACCCCGTGCAGGGGCGGCTCGCCCGGCTGCGCGCCCGCCTGGTGCGGTCCAACAACGCCCTCGGCAAGGGCCTCCTCGCCCTCCTGTCCCGGGACAACATCGACGAGGACGTCTGGGACGAGGTGGAGGAGACCCTCCTCATGGCGGACCTCGGCACCGAGCCCACCATGGAACTCGTCGATGCGCTGCGCGCACGCGTCAAGGTGACCGGTAGCCGCAACCCGGCCGAGGTCAAGGACATGCTCCGCGAGGAACTCGTGAAGCTCGTCGATCCCACGATGGACCGGTCCCTGGCCACCCAGCGGCACGCGGACCGTCCGGCGATCGTCATGGTGGTCGGCGTCAACGGGGTGGGCAAGACCACCACGGTCGGCAAGCTGGCCCGCGTGCTCGTCGCCGACGACAAGGACGTGCTCCTCGGCGCCGCGGACACGTTCCGCGCCGCCGCCGCCGAGCAGCTCGCCACCTGGGGGGCGCGTGTCGGCGTGCCGACGGTCAAGTCCGACGTCGACGGCGCCGACCCCGCGTCCGTCGCCTTCGAGGCGGTCAAGACCGGCATCGAGGAAGAGGTCGACGTCGTCCTCATCGACACCGCCGGGCGCCTGCAGAACAAGGTGGGCCTCATGGACGAGCTCGGCAAGGTCAAGCGCGTCATCGAGAAGCAGGGCACCGTGGACGAGGTCCTCCTCGTCCTGGACGCGACCACGGGCCAGAACGGCCTCAACCAGGCGCGCGTGTTCGCCGAGGTCGTGAACATCACCGGCATCGTCCTCACCAAGCTGGACGGGACCGCCAAGGGCGGCATCGTCGTCGCCATCCAGCGCAGCCTCGGCGTGCCCGTGAAGCTCATCGGGCTGGGCGAGGGCGCGGACGATCTCGCCCCGTTCGACGCCGAGGGCTTCGTCGACGCGCTGCTCAGCTAG